The genomic DNA TCACTATACTTTTTTAAGCAGGCCTGTTATAATAAATGATGGTCAGATTTTTATTGGTAATTCTAAAAAAACTGTTGAAGCAGCTAAAACAGCCATTCATTCTAAATAAAAAGAAGAAAGTCTTTCAATAAGCTTCTTTTTAGGAAAAATTTATTGCATAAAAAAAGCCTGATATTTTCATATCAGGCTTTTTAATTTTGCTCCTTCTCTTGGGCTCGAACCAAGGGCCATCTGATTAACAGTCAAAGAGTCTACCATTTTCTTCTTTTAGCTTTTATACTCTAAAACCTTCACTATTAAAGAAACAACTAAAATATATCGCTTTAGAAGTTAATGTTCAAAATTTCTTTGAAGGTTTAGTTAAATAGTTACTAATCTATTTGAAAACTTCTTTAGTAATTCTTTCTAAGGTTTTATTGAACTCCTTAGGTTTCTCAAGACTAGGGTAGTGTCCACAATTTTGAAATATAATTAATTCACAAGAACATGATTTATTTGCCACTTCCTTTATGTACTCTATGTTAACACTTGGGTCATAAGCACCTGCAATTACATATTTAGGAATAGGTAAATCTGTAAATATTTTTAATTGATTTAAATAACTATTCTTAGAAATATCAATAGCTATAGCTTTTCTTACTTTTGGATTAGTTCTCTTAAAATCCTCAATAATAACAGAACTACAATACTTATTAAAGAGTGTTACTTCTACAGCTTCTTTAATTTTTGTTTTAGGAACATTTTCAGTGAAAAAAGTTTGCAATTCAGGAGAAAACAGAAAAGCTTCCTCTAAGTTTAAGGGCTTCTTCAATGGTGGCGTTCCAAAAATCAAAATACCCTTTAGTTTATTTATATGTGGAGCAATTTCAATAGCAATATGCCCTCCTAATGAGTGCCCTACTAGAAAAACAGTATCATTAAATGTATTTATAAGTTTAATTAGCTTTTCTCTGTAAGAACTCATAAAAAAGTCTTCATCATTCTCATATTCATCTACAGATTTCCCATGACCAGGCAAATCTATTGCAATTTTAGTTTGAGTAATTAATTCTGACTTTATTACTTCATTAAAAACAAAAGATGAAGACGAATTGCCATGTATAAAAACAATGCTTCCTTTATTTTTCCCTTTTACAATATTGTATTTCATGTAAAACCTTTATGTTAAAACAAAACTTCTGTCACTAAATAATTGAAATATTTGAGATTTTCTTTTAACAGTTATTAAACGATACCCTCTTGTAAACATTTTGAAACAAGTTCTCTAGAGTTTTTACACTTAGATTTTTTAAGCATATTTCGTTTATGTGTATTTACGGTGTGGTTCGATATATGTAAAATACCTCCAATCTCTTTAGCCGTTTTTCCTTTTAATATTAGTGCTATGATTTCTTTTTCTCTTTTAGTGAATAAGTTTGAAATATCTTCTGTTGGAAGATAAACATCTCCTTGTTTTTCAAAGTGGATATTAGGTTTTTTTCTACTTATAAAAGAAAATTTATTACTCACAGGTGGGTTTAGATAAGTTACATCTGTATGAATACCAATAGATGTTTGAATCATTCCATCATCGCTAACATTAATAACTTTGGTCTGATGCAAAATAGTTTTGTATTTACCATTAGCATGCCTTAATTTCATTAAATATGATGTTTTATAATTTGATATATTTTCCTTACGAATATCATCAAGTTTAAATTTAATAATAACCGCCTCTTTTTCAAGAACATTTTCAATTTCATCAGGGTGTGTAAGTTCAAAAAAAGTATCTATAGACCAATCTTCTGGTTTAATACCCAGTACCTCTTCAATACCTTCGTGTACGTATGTCATTTTGTATGAGGCAAAATCTAAAATATAATAATAAAAAGACCCTGCGGTAAATAAAGAAGCAATTTGGTCTATAATTTCTATTATAGGTTCTTTATTGTTAGGAGTAGTCATTTTATTTTCCTGATCCCATAATTGAAGAAGTTTTTTAGTGTTTTCGTTCGTCATTAATAATAGCTAAGTAATTTTTAAATATATAAAACATTTAGCTACTTCAAAAAATTAAAAAATAATAGAATTTTTATCTTCTTTATAATTAGAGAGTTATTAAAACATCTGTTTATCCCTCTTTTATGTTCGTTCATAGGTTTTGGTTGAAAAAAATACTTAAAAGTAGGTATTGATTTATGAGATGTTAAATGTTTAATTTTCAAAAAAATTAAGCCATCCTGTTTATACTTTAAAGATTTAGTTTCTGAGTTTTTTAAATGTGGCAAAAAGTAACCCTAACATCAAAGTTTAATGATTTGTTTAAAATAAAAATTATGAAAAACACAGTTTTATTTTTATTATTATTTATCAACATTTCCTATTCACAAGAAACAGAAAAATTTAAATCAACTTGGGGTGGAAGTGAAAATGTGGCAAGTATTGGTCAACATGAAGTAGATAATTCCAGGGGGTATAGGAGAGAGACAAAAATAAAAACAGGAGAATGGGAACATTATCATAAAAATGGTAACTTGGATTGGGTTGGTAGCTATATAAAAAATAAAAGAGTTGGAGTTTGGAAGTTTTATTATCCAAAAAGCGGTAATCTTTGGGCTAAAAAAAATTATGACAATGACAAACTAGAAGGTAAAAGTATAGAATATCATATAAATGGACAAGTATCAATAGAAAGTTCATATGCCAATGGTGAGCTGGTGGGTTCACAAACGAAGTATTATGAAAACGGTCAAATAAAAAGTAAAATGACTTTTGATAATGGAAATTTTGTGAGTCTAACAGAGGCTTATTCTGAAGATGGACAGCTTGAAGATATTGATAACGTACGAATGAA from Flavivirga abyssicola includes the following:
- a CDS encoding alpha/beta fold hydrolase; the protein is MKYNIVKGKNKGSIVFIHGNSSSSFVFNEVIKSELITQTKIAIDLPGHGKSVDEYENDEDFFMSSYREKLIKLINTFNDTVFLVGHSLGGHIAIEIAPHINKLKGILIFGTPPLKKPLNLEEAFLFSPELQTFFTENVPKTKIKEAVEVTLFNKYCSSVIIEDFKRTNPKVRKAIAIDISKNSYLNQLKIFTDLPIPKYVIAGAYDPSVNIEYIKEVANKSCSCELIIFQNCGHYPSLEKPKEFNKTLERITKEVFK
- a CDS encoding toxin-antitoxin system YwqK family antitoxin, which produces MKNTVLFLLLFINISYSQETEKFKSTWGGSENVASIGQHEVDNSRGYRRETKIKTGEWEHYHKNGNLDWVGSYIKNKRVGVWKFYYPKSGNLWAKKNYDNDKLEGKSIEYHINGQVSIESSYANGELVGSQTKYYENGQIKSKMTFDNGNFVSLTEAYSEDGQLEDIDNVRMKKLYGKVDGDYRLIDLLKAYILLGDMRIQEGKEIINKINSLEDSPVNNKRYDELTASLEEKYKSALSHFEEVYKHDPSDDLKSKIKSTKEKLLSWKLKK
- a CDS encoding LuxR C-terminal-related transcriptional regulator — its product is MTNENTKKLLQLWDQENKMTTPNNKEPIIEIIDQIASLFTAGSFYYYILDFASYKMTYVHEGIEEVLGIKPEDWSIDTFFELTHPDEIENVLEKEAVIIKFKLDDIRKENISNYKTSYLMKLRHANGKYKTILHQTKVINVSDDGMIQTSIGIHTDVTYLNPPVSNKFSFISRKKPNIHFEKQGDVYLPTEDISNLFTKREKEIIALILKGKTAKEIGGILHISNHTVNTHKRNMLKKSKCKNSRELVSKCLQEGIV